The DNA sequence GTCACCGTCGGCGGGGTCACCGCGTGCCGCGACTCGCGCTCGATCGACTTCGGCGACGGCGGGCAGCCGCACATCAAGATCATGGTCGGTGGCCTGTCCAAGGTGATCTACCTGCCGGCTCAGCTCGCGCAGCAGCTCGGCGAGTACAAGAAGCAGGGCATCGACGTCGAACTGTTCGACCAGCCGTCCGGCGCCAACGCGGAGACGTCGCTGCTGGCCGGCGAGGTGCAGGGGGTGGTCGGGTTCTACGACCACACGATCGACCTGCAGGCCAAGGAACAGTGCATGCAGAGCGTGGTGCAGTTCGCCAACGTGCCGGGCGAGGCGGAGATGGTCGCCACGGCCAAGGCGGGCGAGATCAAGTCCGGCAAGGACTTCAAGGGACGCACCCTCGGCGTGACGTCGCTCGGCTCGTCGACGGACTTCCTGACCAAGGCCCTCGCGCAGCGCGGCGGCGTCAGCTCGAAGGACTACACGCCGTACAAGGCGGGCGCCGGGCAGACGTTCATCACCGCGCTGAACCAGGGCACGATCGACGCCGGGATGACGACCGACCCGACGATCGCGCAGCTCACGAACACGGGCCAGGCCAAGGTGCTCTACGACATGCGCACGATCGAAGGCACCAAAGCCGCTTTGGGCGGTTTGTACCCGGCGAGCTCGTTGTACATGAGCTGCACCATCGTCGAGCGTTATCCCGACGTCGTGCAGAAACTCGCCAACGCGTATGTCGCGTCGCTGAATTGGCTTTCGAAGCACTCGCCGGAAGAGGTGGCGGCGATCATGCCGCCGTCGTTCGCCGGCGGGGACAAGGCGCTCTACGTGAAGTCGCTCGAGGACAGCCTGCCGATGTTCACCGCGGACGGCCGGATGGACCCGGCGGGCGCGCAGAACGTGCTGAAGGTGCTGGGTGATTCGTCAAGCAACGTCAAGCCGAAGAAGGACAAGATCGACCTGTCGAAGACGTACACGACGAAGTTTGTCGACGCGGCGAAGGCGCAGGCGGTCCAGTGACCCCGCTCACCTGACCGGGCGGTTGGTGAGCAGCATGGACCCGTGAAGGCCTCTTCCCCCGCAGAGGCCTTCACGGGTCTTTTCGTCCATTCGGGAGCAAATACGGCAAATATCGTGATTCGTTCCCGGAATGTGAAGACCCTTCGAAAGTAGCTACCTTCCGGTTGTCGCGGATTCAACACTGGTCACACGGTTTCCCGGGTCCCCACCCTGTGAATGGAGTCTCCGTCATGACCAGATTCGTTTCCTCGCGTGCTGTCCGCGTGCTCACCGTGGCCGCCGCGGCGGCCGCCGGCCTGGCGATGGCCGGCCCGGCCCACGCCGCCGTCGAGTACGGCTCGCACTTCCATGGCCACCAGTTCGCCGGGGGCAACTGGGGCGGCTACGTCAGCTTCGGCAGCTTCACCACGGCCACGGCGAGCTGGACCGAGCCGACGGTGACGTGCCGCTCCAGCAACGACCTGTTCGCCCCGTGGGTCGGCATCGACGGCGACGGATCGTCCACAGTGGAACAGACCGGCGTCGAGACGGACTGCTCCAGCGGCCGCCCGGTGTATTCGGCCTGGTACGAGATGTACCCGGCCGCGCCCGTGTACTACAACGTGTCGGTCGGCGCGGGTGACAAGATCACCGCGACCGTGACGCGGACCGCGACCAACACCTACAAGCTGGACCTCACCGACTCCACCAAGGGCTGGACCAAGACCACGACGAAGTCGCTGACCTCGAAGCACGCGTCGGCGGAGGCGATCATCGAGTCGCCGACCGACTCCTACCCGACGATCTCCGGCGGCATCAAGTTCACCGGCGTCAAGTTCAACGGCACGAACCTGGCCTCGACCAGCCCGTCCGGCCTGAGCGCCGACGATCGCGGCACGAACACCTGGACCCCGGGCGCGATCGGCTCGGACGGCCAGAGCTTCACCATCTCGCGTCACTGACCCCTCGTGAGTGTTTAGTCGGGTTAGAACCCGACTAAACACTCACGACCGGTGGTGTCACTTCAGGTTGTTGATCGCCCAGGCGACCACCATCAGGGCCAGCACCAGGGAGATCACGGCCTGCAGCATCATCGTCATCTTCGCCCAGATCCGCAGCGGCAGGACGTCGGTCGGGCTGAACGCCGCCGCGTTGGTGAACGAGAAGTACAGGTAGTCCAAATAGGACGGTTCCCAGTCCTGCTTCGCCAGGTCCGGGTCGGCCATCTGCGGGAACTGCAGGTCCGGGAACACGTGGCGGCCCAGCGCCCGCCGACCCGGGCCGCCTCGGTCGAACTCCCAGTACCAGAGGGAGAACGCCACGATGTTCGTCCAGTAGACGATGCCGCCGCTGAGCAGGACCGCGCCCGCCGGGGCGGTGAGCGTCGCGGTGGCGATCCCGTAGACCAGCAGTACCGCCGACCCGCCGTTGACCAGCGTCACCGCGGCCACCACGAGCAGCGAGATCACCCGCTCGACCGCGCTGAAGTGGTCCATTTTGCCGGGGTTGACCAGCAGCAGCGCGCCCACCAGCAGGGCGGACATCGACGGCAGCAGCCACCACGGCCGCACCGCCACATCGCCGGGCAGGGCCAGCTGCAGGGCGAGCGTGGCCACGACGACGCCCATCGCCGGCCAGCGCGTCTCACCGGCGGTCCGGCGACGCCACGCGGGAAGTGCCTCTTCTGTCACCGGGTCACGGTACGTCCGCGGCGATCAGCCCGCAGGCGCCGTCGTGACGTCGGCCGGCATCTTGTGCGCGACGTCGGTCCGGGACCGCGCGCCGAGCTTTCGCAGCACCTTCGCGACGTGCTGCTCGACCGTGCGCGGCGAGAGGAACAGCCCGTCCGCGATCTCCCGGTTCGTCCGGCCTTCGGCGAGCATCCGCGCGACTTCGCGTTCCCGCGGGGACAGTTCGCTGCCGTAACCACGACGGCCACGCTGCGAGGGCGCCCAAGCGCCGTGCTCGCGCAACTGGTGGCGGCAGCGGCCGGCGTCGCGGGTGGCGCCGAGCTGCTCGTACGCCTCGGCCGCGGCGCTCAGCTCGTCGACGGCGTCGCGGTTGCCCGCGGCCAGGCGGCACATCGCGGCCCGCTCCCGCATGGCCGTCGCCGGGTAGGGCATCGGCAACGCCCCATAACCCGA is a window from the Amycolatopsis sp. NBC_00355 genome containing:
- a CDS encoding G1 family glutamic endopeptidase produces the protein MTRFVSSRAVRVLTVAAAAAAGLAMAGPAHAAVEYGSHFHGHQFAGGNWGGYVSFGSFTTATASWTEPTVTCRSSNDLFAPWVGIDGDGSSTVEQTGVETDCSSGRPVYSAWYEMYPAAPVYYNVSVGAGDKITATVTRTATNTYKLDLTDSTKGWTKTTTKSLTSKHASAEAIIESPTDSYPTISGGIKFTGVKFNGTNLASTSPSGLSADDRGTNTWTPGAIGSDGQSFTISRH
- a CDS encoding ABC transporter substrate-binding protein; the encoded protein is MRLKRTLAITAALAVTVGGVTACRDSRSIDFGDGGQPHIKIMVGGLSKVIYLPAQLAQQLGEYKKQGIDVELFDQPSGANAETSLLAGEVQGVVGFYDHTIDLQAKEQCMQSVVQFANVPGEAEMVATAKAGEIKSGKDFKGRTLGVTSLGSSTDFLTKALAQRGGVSSKDYTPYKAGAGQTFITALNQGTIDAGMTTDPTIAQLTNTGQAKVLYDMRTIEGTKAALGGLYPASSLYMSCTIVERYPDVVQKLANAYVASLNWLSKHSPEEVAAIMPPSFAGGDKALYVKSLEDSLPMFTADGRMDPAGAQNVLKVLGDSSSNVKPKKDKIDLSKTYTTKFVDAAKAQAVQ